A single region of the Streptomyces sp. NBC_00425 genome encodes:
- a CDS encoding cold-shock protein, producing MATGTVKWFNAEKGFGFIEQDGGGADVFAHYSNISAQGFRELLEGQKVSFDIAQGQKGPTAENIVIA from the coding sequence ATGGCTACTGGCACCGTGAAGTGGTTCAACGCCGAAAAGGGCTTCGGCTTCATCGAGCAGGACGGCGGCGGCGCCGACGTCTTCGCCCACTACTCCAACATCTCTGCCCAGGGCTTCCGTGAGCTGCTCGAGGGCCAGAAGGTGTCGTTCGACATCGCCCAGGGCCAGAAGGGCCCGACGGCCGAGAACATCGTCATCGCCTGA
- a CDS encoding DEAD/DEAH box helicase, with product MNRDRTNRTYGRSGGGAATGRSGVSRRSHGYGNRQAAPAEFAPPKTITPALPAVESFAELDMPKPLLAALDAEGVTTPFPIQGATLPNSLAGRDVLGRGRTGSGKTLAFGLALLARTAGQRAEPRQPLALVLVPTRELAQQVTDALTPYARSVRLRIATVVGGMPIGRQAHALRGGAEVVVATPGRLKDLIDRGDCLLDRVAVTVLDEADQMTDMGFMPQVTALLDQVAPGGQRMLFSATLDRNVDLLVRRYLTDPVVHSVDPSAGAVTTMEHHVLHVHDADKHATTTEIAARDGKVIMFLDTKHAVDRLTDHLLGSGVRAAALHGGRSQSQRNRTLAQFKDGHVTVLVATNVAARGIHVDNLDLVVNVDPPGDHKDYLHRGGRTARAGESGTVVTLVLPHQRRGMTRLMADAGIRARVTPVRSGEAELSRITGAQTPSGVPVVITAPAVERPRRPSSPSRSRRGRAGQGRPVGSAVRRRTPRRPDLDSAA from the coding sequence ATGAATCGCGACCGCACGAACCGCACATACGGCCGCTCCGGAGGAGGCGCCGCCACCGGCCGCTCCGGTGTTTCGCGCCGCTCCCACGGCTACGGAAACCGGCAGGCCGCGCCGGCCGAGTTCGCGCCGCCGAAGACGATCACGCCCGCGCTGCCGGCCGTGGAGTCGTTCGCCGAACTCGACATGCCGAAGCCGTTGCTGGCCGCGCTCGACGCCGAGGGCGTCACCACGCCGTTCCCGATCCAGGGCGCGACGCTGCCGAACTCGCTGGCCGGCCGGGACGTCCTGGGCCGTGGCCGCACCGGCTCCGGAAAGACCCTCGCCTTCGGCCTCGCCCTGCTCGCCCGCACCGCAGGACAGCGGGCCGAACCCCGCCAGCCGCTGGCTCTCGTCCTCGTCCCGACCCGGGAACTGGCCCAGCAGGTCACGGACGCCCTCACCCCCTACGCCCGCTCGGTGCGCCTGCGCATCGCCACCGTCGTCGGCGGCATGCCGATCGGCCGGCAGGCGCACGCCCTGCGCGGCGGCGCCGAAGTCGTCGTCGCCACGCCCGGACGCCTCAAGGACCTCATCGACCGCGGTGACTGCCTGCTGGACCGGGTCGCCGTCACCGTCCTCGACGAGGCCGACCAGATGACGGACATGGGCTTCATGCCGCAGGTCACCGCCCTGCTCGACCAGGTGGCTCCGGGCGGGCAGCGGATGCTGTTCTCCGCCACCCTGGACCGCAACGTCGACCTGCTGGTCCGCCGCTACCTGACCGACCCCGTCGTCCACTCCGTCGACCCGTCGGCCGGCGCCGTCACCACGATGGAGCACCACGTGCTCCACGTCCACGACGCGGACAAGCACGCCACGACGACCGAGATCGCGGCGCGGGACGGCAAGGTGATCATGTTCCTGGACACCAAGCACGCGGTGGACCGGCTGACCGACCACCTGCTCGGCAGCGGCGTCCGCGCCGCCGCCCTGCACGGCGGCAGGTCCCAGTCGCAGCGAAACCGGACCCTGGCCCAGTTCAAGGACGGTCACGTCACGGTCCTGGTCGCGACGAACGTGGCCGCCCGCGGCATCCACGTCGACAACCTCGACCTCGTCGTCAACGTCGACCCGCCCGGCGACCACAAGGACTACCTGCACCGCGGCGGCCGCACCGCCCGCGCCGGCGAGTCCGGCACCGTCGTCACCCTCGTCCTGCCCCACCAGCGACGCGGCATGACCCGCCTGATGGCCGACGCCGGCATCCGCGCGCGCGTCACCCCGGTCCGGTCGGGCGAGGCGGAGCTGAGCCGGATCACCGGAGCGCAGACGCCGTCCGGCGTGCCGGTCGTCATCACCGCACCGGCCGTGGAACGTCCGCGCCGCCCGTCGTCGCCGTCCCGGAGCCGCCGGGGCCGCGCCGGCCAGGGCCGGCCGGTCGGCTCGGCGGTGCGCCGCCGGACGCCGCGGCGGCCCGACCTCGACTCGGCCGCCTGA
- a CDS encoding CBS domain-containing protein, with product MTPAQTQYRTAHPAPAAMAGLPAGAGDTADGVDAHTPRVSDDMTVEVALAVMAGARVGYLTVCDGDDQSTGVVTLARLAALRGGSTYTDRIRLRDVLDGSPRSRGIRSGVRPCDPVEHTRTPGGLAVSH from the coding sequence TTGACGCCGGCTCAGACGCAGTACCGCACGGCACACCCCGCCCCCGCGGCCATGGCCGGGCTGCCGGCCGGAGCCGGTGACACGGCGGACGGCGTCGACGCGCACACTCCCCGGGTCAGTGACGACATGACCGTCGAGGTCGCCCTGGCCGTCATGGCGGGCGCCCGGGTCGGGTACCTGACCGTGTGCGACGGCGACGACCAGAGCACGGGCGTGGTCACCCTGGCCCGGCTCGCCGCCCTCCGCGGCGGTTCCACGTACACGGACCGGATCCGTCTGCGGGACGTCCTGGACGGATCGCCGCGATCGCGCGGGATCCGGTCCGGCGTCCGACCCTGCGATCCCGTCGAGCACACCCGGACCCCGGGCGGACTCGCCGTCTCCCACTGA
- a CDS encoding helix-turn-helix domain-containing protein: MTTDNPLGDRLDDDDYPAYTMGRAAEMIGATPGFLRALGEARLITPLRSEGGHRRYSRYQLRIAARARELVDRGTPIEAACRIVILEDQLEEAQRINAEYHRAANRAPGGAD, translated from the coding sequence ATGACAACGGACAACCCTCTCGGTGATCGTCTGGACGACGACGACTACCCCGCATACACGATGGGCCGGGCGGCCGAGATGATCGGAGCCACCCCGGGGTTCCTGCGAGCCCTCGGTGAGGCACGACTGATCACCCCGCTGCGCTCGGAGGGGGGACATCGCCGGTACTCGCGCTACCAGCTGCGGATCGCGGCCCGCGCCCGCGAACTCGTCGACCGGGGGACGCCGATCGAGGCCGCCTGCCGCATCGTCATCCTCGAGGACCAGCTCGAGGAGGCCCAGCGCATCAACGCCGAGTACCACCGGGCCGCGAACCGGGCGCCCGGCGGCGCCGACTGA
- a CDS encoding NAD(P)/FAD-dependent oxidoreductase, translating into MQHRIIVLGAGYAGAIVAGRLARRLRPEDVAVTLVNAEADFVERVRLHQLAVGQDLPSRPLDEMFAGTGVELRVARVTGVDVDRRAVTVVDADGAGELAYDTLVYALGSGWNDQGVPGVAEHAHQIAGRPGALRLRERLAGLTAGQPVVVVGGGLTGVEAVTEIAEARPDLDVAIVARAGLGDWLSPKGRGHLRKVCDRLGITVHEHAAVTGVEADRVTTADGGSVPAAVTVWTTGFAVHPIAQATALEVTDTGRIVVDGTMRSVSHPDVYAVGDAAMAKGVGDKPLRMSCASGVPMAWQAADAVAARLTGGKLSDTPLRYFNQCISLGRREGLIQYVTGDDRAVRAALTGRLAAVYKELVCKGAAWGVANPLLGPSRRRHVVRETLREQAAPANPGAPAGSPASTFAADPNGPVESTDPGVKAPA; encoded by the coding sequence ATGCAGCACCGCATCATCGTCCTCGGAGCCGGATACGCCGGAGCCATCGTCGCGGGCCGCCTCGCCAGGCGGCTGCGCCCGGAAGACGTCGCCGTCACCCTCGTCAACGCCGAGGCCGACTTCGTCGAGCGCGTCCGTCTGCACCAGCTCGCGGTGGGCCAGGATCTTCCGTCCCGGCCGCTCGACGAGATGTTCGCGGGCACGGGCGTCGAGCTGAGGGTCGCGAGGGTCACCGGCGTCGACGTCGACCGCAGGGCCGTGACCGTCGTCGACGCCGACGGCGCCGGGGAGCTGGCCTACGACACCCTCGTGTACGCCCTCGGCAGCGGCTGGAACGACCAGGGAGTCCCCGGCGTGGCCGAGCACGCCCACCAGATCGCCGGCCGCCCCGGCGCGCTCCGGCTGCGTGAGCGCCTCGCCGGGCTCACCGCCGGACAGCCCGTGGTCGTGGTCGGCGGCGGACTCACCGGCGTCGAGGCCGTCACCGAGATCGCCGAGGCCCGCCCCGACCTCGACGTGGCCATCGTCGCCCGCGCCGGCCTCGGCGACTGGCTCTCGCCCAAGGGGCGCGGGCATCTGCGGAAGGTCTGCGACCGGCTCGGCATCACCGTGCACGAGCACGCCGCCGTCACCGGCGTCGAGGCCGACCGCGTCACCACCGCTGACGGCGGGTCGGTCCCGGCCGCGGTCACCGTGTGGACCACCGGCTTCGCCGTCCACCCGATCGCGCAGGCCACCGCCCTGGAGGTCACCGACACCGGCCGGATCGTGGTCGACGGCACCATGCGCTCGGTCTCGCATCCGGACGTGTACGCCGTCGGCGACGCGGCCATGGCCAAGGGCGTCGGCGACAAGCCGCTGCGGATGTCGTGCGCCTCGGGCGTCCCCATGGCGTGGCAGGCCGCCGACGCCGTCGCGGCGCGCCTGACCGGCGGGAAACTCTCGGACACGCCGCTGCGCTACTTCAACCAGTGCATCTCGCTGGGGCGCAGGGAGGGCCTGATCCAGTACGTCACCGGCGACGACCGCGCTGTGCGGGCGGCCCTGACGGGTCGGCTCGCCGCCGTCTACAAGGAACTGGTCTGCAAGGGCGCGGCCTGGGGTGTGGCCAACCCGCTGCTCGGGCCGTCCCGCCGCCGCCACGTGGTACGGGAGACCCTGCGGGAGCAGGCGGCCCCGGCGAACCCGGGAGCCCCGGCGGGCTCGCCCGCCTCGACCTTTGCGGCCGACCCGAACGGCCCCGTGGAGTCGACGGACCCGGGGGTCAAGGCGCCGGCGTGA